The window GGAAAAGAGGTTAACGAATCTATATAGGTATTTATGAAACGTTATTTGTAACAGCTAATGAAAATTTACAATAATATTGGATTGCTAGGGGGACTATATGAAGATATTATTTGTTGCGCAAAATTTTCAGATGGGCGGTATCCAAAAAGCATTAATTAATACACTCAAAGAAGTCAGTCTCTACAAGCATTATGAAATAGATGTTTTTACATTTGGTGAAGGTGAATTAATGAAGGACATCCCTCCAAATGTTAATGTGCATACAGGAAATTTACTGTTACAACTAATCGCTACTCCTTTTGCAGAAGTGAAAATGAGAAAGAATGTGTGGCATTTAATGCTGCGACTATTATGTATGATTGTTGTGCGATTGATTGGGTCTAACCATTTATATTCAATCTTGTTAAAAGCACATCGTAACGATAGGGTTTATGATATTGCCGTTTCTTATTTTAATGATGTGTCACATAATTATTTCAACCAAGGCACGAATTTATTTGTAGATAAATTTGTTCAGGCAAATAGGAAGTTCGCTTGGATACATACGGATCCTCTTAAAGCTGACTTTCATTATGATAGATGTGTCGAAACCTATAAAAATTTTGATCGATTGCTTTGTGTTTCCGAAGCATGTAAGCAAAACTTGATAAACTTTCTTCCACAATATAAAGACAAAATTCAGGTTGTCTATAACTTCTTCCCAATTAAAGAAATAAAAGATCTAGCATGGCAGTATACACCATTTGAAAAAGGTACTATAGATTTAATATCTATTGGAAGGATTGAAAATGTCACCAAAAGGTTTCATCTCATTCCACTACTCTGTAAGTTACTAAAGGATTCTTCCATTTGTCATTTTCGTTGGAGAATTTTAGGGAACGGGCCAGATTTACTGCAAAATAAAAGATTAGCTTTTGAATTAGGGGTAGATGATGTAGTTGAATTTGTCGGTGAATGTAACAATCCATATCCTTTTATAAGACAAAGTGATGTGCTTATTTTAACATCGGCATATGAGGGTTATCCAATGGTTATAGGGGAGGCATTGATATTAGATACACCGGTTATTACCACGAATTTTGCAGCAGCAGGCGAACAAATTAGTGATGGCCAAAACGGCTTTATTACGAGCGGAAATGTAGAGGACCTCTATCCGATTATTGCCAATGTAATCAAAAACACTGACAAGCTCCAAAGAATGAAAAAGTTTATCGAAGAAAATCAATATACAAATCAAAAAGCACATGAACAACTAGTATTGGAGTTTGATGCTAAATGATATTGAAAAATAAGCATTTCAGTATTTTCATCTGTCTTATTTCCAGTATATTTGTTGTGTTAAAAATGTACACAGGTAGCAATATATTTCTTTGGATTTTTTTTCTGTTAACGTGTACGGCCATGTTGTGTGATAAGCAGCAACATAGAATTGACTATTTATTATTTTTTATTTCATGGGTGTATGTGATTAAGTTTGATTTAACAAGCTATTCACTTTTTGTAGTTCTGAGTTTTTTCTATATTGTTTTAAGTATTTTGACGATAATTTTACAGAACGAAGGGTTGTCTACAAGACTCGTAATAACCTATTTTCTCTTTGTATTTTATGCTGTCAGTGTAACGTTATTTAGCGGCGGTAATGTTATTGAAGTGTTAGGTTTTGTGTTGAATTATAGTGTCATCTTTTTTGCTGTCCAAGCCATCAATCATAAAGAATACTTCAGAAGATACACATATATCTATGTGTTAGGTTTACTTGCAGCAGCCGTAGTTCGTTTGATAAGCTTTTCTGTTCCTACAATTGATAGTTTTATTCAGTCTATGACGGTTGTGAATACGGTAAGGACATTGAGTGCAATCAGTACTAGATTTACTGGTTTAGATTTAGACCCGAATTATTTTAGTTTGCAAATTTTAATAGCAATGTCTTGTTTATTAGTACTGTTTAATCTCGATGGGAAAAAGGAGAAAAAGTCGATTGTTTTTATCATTATATTAGCGGCATTTGGCGTACTGACTTATTCCAAAATGTTTATTATCACATTCATTGCATTAATTTTGATGACGTTTATTGTGTTCTTTAAAAACAATGTAAAAACGGCTATAAAGTTTTCTTCTTTCATATTGGTGATATGTGGAACAGCACTGTTTTTTTTTTACGAGAAGTTATTCGAAATATATTGGATTCGTTTTTTTGGAGCAGGAATCTCCACCGATGCCATTACGACAGGGCGGGTAAGTAGTTGGGGGATGTTTGCAAGCGAAATCTTGCAAAGTACAAAGATTTTTGTTTTTGGAGCGGGCTTTGGGACAACTTTTTCGAAAGTGAAAATGGCCCATACAATGTACTTATCGACTCCTTATTATTTAGGTTTTTTTGGCGTAATACTCGCTTTACTTTATATTTTAAGTTTATATAAGGTGCTGAACAATAATGTTGGCATAGTAGGACATACAAGCTTTCAATTACTTTCGGTCAATGCCATTCCCCTTTATATCATGTTCATTGCGAATATTGGACTTGATTCATTTGTAATGGATTATTTTCCATATCATATTTTATTACTCATGTTTGCATTAACCATGAATAAAAGTCAGGGAATTCAGATGAATGGGAGATGAGGCGATGCCATTTTTAAGTATTATTGTACCAATCTATAATGTGGAGCCTTATTTAAGAAAGTGTATTGAGAGCATTTTGAAACAGGAATTCGTAGATTTTGAATTAATCTTAGTAGATGATGGTTCGACGGATAACTGCTCCATAATTTGCGATGAATACGCCGTGCACGATGCAAGAATTACTGTTATTCATAAAGAAAATGGGGGGCTTGTCAGTGCACGTAAAGCGGGGTTAAGTATCGCCAGTGGGCAATATATTGGCTATGTGGATAGTGATGATTGGATTGAAGTGGATATGTACAAATCATTATGTAATGCCGCACGTAAATTTGATGTGGACATCGTCATTTGTGATATTGTTGAAAATTATTCGAATTTAGAAGTGAAACGAACGCAAAGTGTAGCGCCTGGACTGTACAGGAAGAAGAGGATGATACAAGAGGTGTATCCGGTTATGTTGTTTTCAGGCGAATATTTTAAATTTGGATTATTCCCTTCAGTTTCCAATAAATTATTTAAAAGAGCGCTACTAGAAAAATATCAATTTAAAGTAGATGAAAAAATTCGCTTGGGGGAAGATGTTGCTTGTACGTATCCAAGCTTACTTCAGGCGAACAGTATATATATATTAGAAGATAAGTATCTCTACCATTATCGTCAAAACTCTTCTTCAATGACTGCGAGCTATGATGAGAAGTTCTTTGAAAAAATACTTATTTTGTGTGAACGATTGAATGATCTTAAACGTGAAGTGGAAGGGTTGGTCCCTAATTTCGCTGAACAATTACACTATTATTTTACGTATTTAGCGACTGCCACCGTTCATAATGAATTTAACCGGCGTAATGTTAAGAGCTTCCGTGAGAAAAGAATCTTTATCAAAAAAATGTTAGCGCATAAGGATATGAAAAAGGCATTACATGCGGTCCACATGAATAAAATGCCACTCAAGTCAAAGATTTATATTTGGTTATTGAAGAAACATCATATTCTTTTACTCTATGTATTGACTTGGTTGAGTCGGTATCGAAGTGACATGAAGGTTTTAAACCCCGCTTTTACTAACGGATAAGGGGTTAGTCACCATGAGAACAAAAAAAGTGTTATTGAATTTACTGTCAAATGTACTGCTTCAAATTGTTTCGGCAGCCATTAATTTTATTTTGCCTCGATTATTTATGACGACATATGGCTCCGCTTCCAACGGACTTATATCATCCATTAAGCAATTTTTAAGTTATTTGAAAATTGTCGAAGCGGGCGTAGGTAGTGCGTCTATCGCTGCACTTTATAAGCCCTTGTCCCTGGGTGATAAAGACCAGATAAATGGAATACTGTCAGCTACTAATCATTTTTATAGACGTTCAGGTATTATCTTTACAGTGTTAGTAGCAATTTTAGCTATCTTCTATCCTTTCGTAGTGGGCGACGAGGTGAATCCACGTACAGCCTTTTACATGGTACTTATTCTAGGGATAAGCGGTATGTGGGAGTATTTTTTTATAGGGAAATATCTAGTTCTTCTGACGGCGGATCAAAAAAATTACGTAATTTTCCGCATCCAAACAATTTTACTTATTGCCAGTACACTACTGTCATTGATGCTTATCATGCTTGGTTTTTCCATCATTGTCGTTATCGCTAGTTCAAGTGTTCTATTATTACTGGATATACTTTTTTTAAGACGCTATGTCAAAAAAAAATATTCATATTTTAATATAAAAGTAGAGCCAAATACACGAGCAACAAAAGCTAAATGGGATGCTTTAATTCATCAAATCGCTTCGTTAGTAGTATTTAATACACCGTTTATATTGATTACATTGTTTCTAGGCTTAGCAGAGGTTAGTGTATTTACGGTGTACAGTTTGGTCTTTAATGCCGTCACTTTGTTCGTTTCAGCTTTTTCGGGGGCAATGTTAGCAGCATTTGGTGACATTCTAGTAAAAGAGGATAGGGACGGTCTTCAAAAATATTTTCAACATTTTGAGTACGTTTTTTTTGCAGTCGTTGCTTTTTGTTATACGTGTACAGCCATTTTATTTTTACCGTTTATCACTATATATACAATGGGTGTTGAGGATGTCGATTATATTCGGCCATGGCTAGCGACGCTATTTGTTATGGTAGGTGTTGCGAACACGATTCGAATTCCTTCAAATACATTAGTAAACGCTGCGGGCCATTTTAGAGAGACGAAAAACCGTGCCATTATTGAAGCAGTTATTAACCTTGTGACCTCCATTATTTTCGTGCAGTTTTTTGGTATAGAGGGGGTACTAATAGGGGCTCTTTGTTCGTATGCCTATCGTACTTGGGATTTAATTTTGTATACGTCAAAAGAAATTTTAAAACAGTCAGCGCTAGTTACGGTAAAAAAAATTACGCGTAATACCATTTTAGCATTCAGCGCTGCAACGCCATTTATTTTTTTCATGGAGCTTCCTATTACAGGTGTAGGTTCTTGGTTGGTAGCGGCGATATGTGTTTCCTTGTGGACAATTGCGATTGTTTTATTAGGGAATTTTATATTTGAACCTAAAATGATGCGTGATATTTTAGTGCATGTAAAGCGAGCAATTTCCAACGATTAAAAAGTTTTTCCTATGTGTTTAAGTAAGCTAAAAAGCATAATTGCGTGGCAAGATGGATTGCTTAGAAATGGCAGGTGGGAAAAATGAAACCAGTTGTAAAAGAAATATTTTTACTAAGATTCGTTGCCTGTTTGGGGATTGTGTTCATGCACGGTGTCACGTTAGCGCTAGATATCTATGACATTGGGGAAAGTCCATTATTAGTAGTACTGACGTCTATTCAATTGGCATTCATGTTCGGAACACCGCTCTTTATTTTTATCTCGGAGTTCGTCATTGCTTATTCCTATCCAGATCATTTACCCAAAAAATTTTACGAAAAACGTTTTAAGTATATATTTGTCCCATTTCTGTTTATAGGCATTCTAGATGCAGCGCTTCATTCGATTGGAACGAATAGTGGTGAATTTGAAAAAAAGGTTATTTTAAATTTATTCGAAGGCGATTTTCATGGTTATTTTATCGTCATCATTTTTCAGTTTTATTTTTTACATCCATTGTTTGTCAAGTATATTGTATCGAAATATCCAACCTATAAAGTCATCATAACTGCTTTTCTAATTAATTTTGGTTACTTAGCCTTTTTTAATTTTTTGGATCCATACGAGTATTTTTATTATTTTCCATATGCAGAACTGGAGTGGAGCGTTTTAAATAAGATGCCGTTTCCTGCATGGCTAGCTTATTTTGTAACAGCCTACTATTGCGGAAGAAATTATGAAGTTTTCCTAAAATTATTACAGCGTTTTCGTTATCAACTATTCGTTGTATACCTATGCACACTAAGTTTTTTACTAGCTATTCAGTTCTTGGGCTTTATCACTGAGATTCACTCAAAGAGAATAGATGTCATTCTGTATACTTTGAGTGTCGCTTTCTTGTTATTTTATATAGCAAGTAAAATGCAGAGAACGCCAAGTTTTGTAATTTTTATTAGTCGTTATTCCTTTGGTATTTATTTGTTACACCCATTATTTAATATCTTGGTTAAAAGTTTTTTATCGAACTATGCAGAAAAATTAAGTACTTTTTCTGTTGTCTTTATTTCATTTTTTTTCAGTACGATTAGTTCCATTTTCGTGACATATCTATTGAACAAATGGAAATTCGGTGCTTACTTAGTAGGGCAGGTACATTTAGATGAAAAATTAAGTGCTAGCAATGCGAAACAAGTACTCAATCACCGGTCATGAAACCTACTGTTGGATGACCGGTAAGGGATGATTGACGGAAACGATAAGTATCAGCAGTTTGTGTAAAACGTGAACGATTTATGGTTTGCGTTTTATTTTGCGATTGACGAAGAAATAATGGTAAACTAAAGATTGTTATTTATAGAAAGAGTGGTTTTGCAAAATGAAAGTGCTATTTATTGGAGATATTGTCGGCTCAATTGGTCGTGATGCAGTGGAAAAATATTTGCCACGTTTAAAGAAAAAATATAACCTAGACGTTGTCATTGCGAATGGTGAAAATGCAGCAGCAGGGCGTGGAATTACACGTTCTATTTATAATGACCTTTTACAAATGGGTGTAGATGTCATTACGATGGGCAACCATACTTGGGACAACAAGGATATTTTTGATTTTATTGATGATGCGGATTATTTAATTCGTCCAGCGAATTTTTCAAGTGATGCTCCAGGTAAGGGTATGGTACAAATTTCAAAAAATGGTGTCACATTATCGGTTATTAATTTACATGGTCGAGTGTTTTTGCCACCACATGAGGACCCTTTTGCAATGGCGGAGGAATTGATTGAAGAAGCGCGTAAAACGTCTCCGTTAGTATTTGTGGATTTTCATGCTGAAGCGACAAGTGAAAAAATTGCACTTGGTTGGCATTTAGATGGTAAGGCTTCAGCGGTTGTTGGGACACATACACATGTACAGACTGCAGATGCGCGCATTTATCCGAATGGGACAGCCTATATTACTGACGTCGGAATGACAGGACCTTATGATGAAATTTTAGGGATGACGAAGGACAGTGTTATTTACAAATTCCAGACAAATATGCCAGCTCGCTTTGAAGTACCAAAAAGAGGGCGCGAAGTGTTAAGCGGCTTTTTTGTTGAAATTGATGACAAATCAGGAAAAGCTGTGCACTGCGAAAGAATTTATATAAATGAAGATTATCCGTTCAAAGGATAATGTAAACAGCTACTGTGTAAAAAAACACAGTAGTTTCAGACTGTCGACAAAAGGCTGGGACAAAAGAGAAAAAGTGTTAGATTGACTGCTGTCGATCTAACACTTTTTTGCTGTAAGCGTTGATGTCTTTACTTAATTAATTGTAAACGCTCAAAATTTTTTGAGTTTGTCTACAGCCTACAATTCCAATGTAAAAAAACACAGGAGTTTTTTTATGTGTTAAAGCACTAATTACTTGATAAATGCGTGGCGAGTGCAAGTGGAATGCACTTTAAAATAAGATGAAATGAGTAAACGGCATAATAAAATTTAATGAATTTGGATTGTTTGCAATATATCGGAATTGAAAATAGTCTATTTTCGTTTTCACGAGCATAAAATGACCTACGGACAATAACTTGAGGACCAAAAAGGGGGACATGAGTTATTGAGCGTAAACACTATTCGCGAAACGGGGAGGAATAATTGTGGATTCATTAAAAGTATCGTCACGCTCTAATCCAAATTCAGTTGCAGGTGCATTAGTCGCGGTAATCAGAGAAAAAGGGCAAGCAGAAATGCAGGCAGTTGGGGCGGGTGCACTTAACCAAGCCGTGAAAGCAGTGGCCATTGCACGCGGATTTGTAGCGCCAAGTGGCACAGATTTGATATGCGCACCGGCGTTTGCCGATATTTTAATTGCTGGTGAGGAACGTACAGCCTTAAAATTGTTAGTAGAAAAACGTGTTCGATAATAAAGTGAACCTTTAATCGGTGGGGGATTCTTTATCCCCACCGATTATTTAGGAACTTAGGGCGAAGCGACGGCAATAACTACAAAGCCTAAGTAATCAACTTCCTGTTAACTTGAACCGATCAGGACTTAACCCGTGCTGACACTCTCATGTTAGATGAAAGACGGCAGCCTTCGGTAGTTCCCGATAAAAAATGAAGAGAAATGCCTTGCACATTTATTGTGCGAGGCATTTTTTTGTTACATAGTTCTTACAATCTGGGGCAACTTCTGTTTTCAAGTCTACGATAACGCTCAAAACGGGCATTTATCGCTCTGGTAACCGAACGTAAAACGCCAGCAATCCTGATAGCCCAATAGAAGTTTAGCTCCTCTTCATTTATTGGTAAGAAAAATTAGTATTTTGTACTTGATTCCAGTAAGTTAATTTTTTATACTTAATTGGTCTGAAAATTACGATTTTTTGAACGGCATTTTCGGTCAAAGGTCTGAATTTCCGCTAAATCGTGGAATAACAATAGTGCAGACCGTGTCTTCGTGTTAAACTTATGAAGGAAAAAATAATAGTACACATTGGATTTAAGGAGTTGTTGATATGTTACATCAGCTTTCATGGAAAGTCGGTGGGCAACAGGGTGAAGGGATTGAGAGTACAGGTGAGATTTTCTCAATGGCAATGAATCGTTTAGGATATTTCCTATACGGTTATCGTCACTTCTCTTCTCGAATTAAAGGTGGCCATACGAATAATAAAATTACAGTTCGTCCAACAGAAGTACGTTCTATTGCGGATGATTTAGATATTTTAGTTGCCTTCGACCAAGAAACAATCGACGTCAATTATAAAGAGTTAACAGAAAATGGTGTTATTTTAGCTGATGCAAAGTTTGAACCAGTAAAACCTGAAGATTCCAAGGCGCCGTTATTCGCAGTACCATTCACAGAAGTAGCGGCGGAGCTTGGCACAACATTAATGAAGAACATGGTAGCAATTGGAGCAACAGCTTCCCTTCTTAACTTAGAAGATGCTGTCTTCCAAAATGTTGTGGATGATATTTTCGGTAAAAAAGGTGAAGAAGTTGTACAAAAAAACATGGAAGCTATTGCACGCGGCCATAAAATGATGGATGAGCTTATAGGTGATCGCGCGGGCGAATGGGCATTAGCGCCTGCAGACGGCAAACGCCGTATGTTCATGATTGGTAATGATGCAGTTGCACTAGGTGCACTTGCAGCTGGGACACGCTTCATGGCGGCATACCCAATTACACCCGCTTCTGAAATTATGGAATACCTCATTAAAAAATTACCGAAATTTGGTGGTGCGGTTATCCAAACAGAAGATGAAATTGCAGCAGCAACAATGGCTATTGGGTCAAACTTTGGTGGTGTTCGTGCATTCACTGCATCAGCAGGTCCGGGTCTTTCATTGATGATGGAAGCAATCGGACTTTCGGGTATGACGGAGCAACCACTTGTTATTATCGATACACAACGTGGTGGTCCATCGACAGGTCTACCAACAAAACAAGAGCAATCAGATTTAATGGCGATGCTTTATGGTACACATGGTGAGATTCCGAAAGTAGTTATCGCCCCTTCAACAATGCAGGAGGCGTTCTTTGACACAATCCAAGCATTCAATATTGCTGAAGAATTGCAATTACCGGTTATTTTAATGACAGATTTACAGTTATCACTTGGTAAACAAACTGCGGAACCATTTGATTACAATAAAATTGAAATTCGTCGCGGTAAAATTGTTACGGAAGAGCTTGAAGAAGCAGTAGATAAAGCCTACTTTAAACGTTATGAAAACACAGAAGATGGTATATCACC of the Lysinibacillus fusiformis genome contains:
- a CDS encoding glycosyltransferase, which translates into the protein MKILFVAQNFQMGGIQKALINTLKEVSLYKHYEIDVFTFGEGELMKDIPPNVNVHTGNLLLQLIATPFAEVKMRKNVWHLMLRLLCMIVVRLIGSNHLYSILLKAHRNDRVYDIAVSYFNDVSHNYFNQGTNLFVDKFVQANRKFAWIHTDPLKADFHYDRCVETYKNFDRLLCVSEACKQNLINFLPQYKDKIQVVYNFFPIKEIKDLAWQYTPFEKGTIDLISIGRIENVTKRFHLIPLLCKLLKDSSICHFRWRILGNGPDLLQNKRLAFELGVDDVVEFVGECNNPYPFIRQSDVLILTSAYEGYPMVIGEALILDTPVITTNFAAAGEQISDGQNGFITSGNVEDLYPIIANVIKNTDKLQRMKKFIEENQYTNQKAHEQLVLEFDAK
- a CDS encoding glycosyltransferase family 2 protein, with translation MPFLSIIVPIYNVEPYLRKCIESILKQEFVDFELILVDDGSTDNCSIICDEYAVHDARITVIHKENGGLVSARKAGLSIASGQYIGYVDSDDWIEVDMYKSLCNAARKFDVDIVICDIVENYSNLEVKRTQSVAPGLYRKKRMIQEVYPVMLFSGEYFKFGLFPSVSNKLFKRALLEKYQFKVDEKIRLGEDVACTYPSLLQANSIYILEDKYLYHYRQNSSSMTASYDEKFFEKILILCERLNDLKREVEGLVPNFAEQLHYYFTYLATATVHNEFNRRNVKSFREKRIFIKKMLAHKDMKKALHAVHMNKMPLKSKIYIWLLKKHHILLLYVLTWLSRYRSDMKVLNPAFTNG
- a CDS encoding lipopolysaccharide biosynthesis protein; its protein translation is MRTKKVLLNLLSNVLLQIVSAAINFILPRLFMTTYGSASNGLISSIKQFLSYLKIVEAGVGSASIAALYKPLSLGDKDQINGILSATNHFYRRSGIIFTVLVAILAIFYPFVVGDEVNPRTAFYMVLILGISGMWEYFFIGKYLVLLTADQKNYVIFRIQTILLIASTLLSLMLIMLGFSIIVVIASSSVLLLLDILFLRRYVKKKYSYFNIKVEPNTRATKAKWDALIHQIASLVVFNTPFILITLFLGLAEVSVFTVYSLVFNAVTLFVSAFSGAMLAAFGDILVKEDRDGLQKYFQHFEYVFFAVVAFCYTCTAILFLPFITIYTMGVEDVDYIRPWLATLFVMVGVANTIRIPSNTLVNAAGHFRETKNRAIIEAVINLVTSIIFVQFFGIEGVLIGALCSYAYRTWDLILYTSKEILKQSALVTVKKITRNTILAFSAATPFIFFMELPITGVGSWLVAAICVSLWTIAIVLLGNFIFEPKMMRDILVHVKRAISND
- a CDS encoding acyltransferase family protein; its protein translation is MKPVVKEIFLLRFVACLGIVFMHGVTLALDIYDIGESPLLVVLTSIQLAFMFGTPLFIFISEFVIAYSYPDHLPKKFYEKRFKYIFVPFLFIGILDAALHSIGTNSGEFEKKVILNLFEGDFHGYFIVIIFQFYFLHPLFVKYIVSKYPTYKVIITAFLINFGYLAFFNFLDPYEYFYYFPYAELEWSVLNKMPFPAWLAYFVTAYYCGRNYEVFLKLLQRFRYQLFVVYLCTLSFLLAIQFLGFITEIHSKRIDVILYTLSVAFLLFYIASKMQRTPSFVIFISRYSFGIYLLHPLFNILVKSFLSNYAEKLSTFSVVFISFFFSTISSIFVTYLLNKWKFGAYLVGQVHLDEKLSASNAKQVLNHRS
- a CDS encoding TIGR00282 family metallophosphoesterase — encoded protein: MKVLFIGDIVGSIGRDAVEKYLPRLKKKYNLDVVIANGENAAAGRGITRSIYNDLLQMGVDVITMGNHTWDNKDIFDFIDDADYLIRPANFSSDAPGKGMVQISKNGVTLSVINLHGRVFLPPHEDPFAMAEELIEEARKTSPLVFVDFHAEATSEKIALGWHLDGKASAVVGTHTHVQTADARIYPNGTAYITDVGMTGPYDEILGMTKDSVIYKFQTNMPARFEVPKRGREVLSGFFVEIDDKSGKAVHCERIYINEDYPFKG
- a CDS encoding stage V sporulation protein S, which translates into the protein MDSLKVSSRSNPNSVAGALVAVIREKGQAEMQAVGAGALNQAVKAVAIARGFVAPSGTDLICAPAFADILIAGEERTALKLLVEKRVR
- a CDS encoding 2-oxoacid:acceptor oxidoreductase subunit alpha is translated as MLHQLSWKVGGQQGEGIESTGEIFSMAMNRLGYFLYGYRHFSSRIKGGHTNNKITVRPTEVRSIADDLDILVAFDQETIDVNYKELTENGVILADAKFEPVKPEDSKAPLFAVPFTEVAAELGTTLMKNMVAIGATASLLNLEDAVFQNVVDDIFGKKGEEVVQKNMEAIARGHKMMDELIGDRAGEWALAPADGKRRMFMIGNDAVALGALAAGTRFMAAYPITPASEIMEYLIKKLPKFGGAVIQTEDEIAAATMAIGSNFGGVRAFTASAGPGLSLMMEAIGLSGMTEQPLVIIDTQRGGPSTGLPTKQEQSDLMAMLYGTHGEIPKVVIAPSTMQEAFFDTIQAFNIAEELQLPVILMTDLQLSLGKQTAEPFDYNKIEIRRGKIVTEELEEAVDKAYFKRYENTEDGISPRVLPGQLNGIHHVTGVEHDETGKPSEATGNRRTQMDKRFRKLEALNFDTPVYKNAPHDEADILLVGFNSTRGAIEEVQERLNAQGMKVNHAHMRLIHPFPSADMAPLVTKAKKVIVVENNYTGQLANIIKMNIGGHDKIETITKYDGTPFLPGELENKVKELTR